From Kineosporia succinea, the proteins below share one genomic window:
- the mtrB gene encoding MtrAB system histidine kinase MtrB — protein sequence MATGSPTPPGGPAGEPAGTEQGNGADAVVQGEIVEPAEPMADASGPVEPEGSPSESAGNTPADSPAESPSDSPGDPVEPAVRSRFVPGRKAVRRPATQEVVRVTPPPRPQPRASRRLVGRLRRGVLSRAKKLLKQIRRRWSRSMRLRVVATTMLLGLGVVLVVGNFLLMRIRDGLIDSRTETAMAEAASLTEEANTVLAANDYPDAARQESNINDLLAQLQGPEGTDTREVILRRAQRSTQPTELKDRATPGVPLSVVPQTLRDAVNSRGRQQSQITTIPSTGGRIPALAVGTIINIPLSGDYELYFVFPLEREQQILDLVRRTLLPSGLGLVLLVGGVAYVITRQVVTPIRQAAETAEQLASGRLDKRMKVRGQDDIARLGRAFNGMAASLERQIHQLEELSRVQRRFVSDVSHELRTPLTTIRMASEVIHESRDELPDPVLRRSAELLQTQLDRFESLLGDLLEISRFDAGAAVLDVESVDVRELAERVVDNLVPLAERKGSTIVLQLSLQPCVAEVDSRRVERVVRNLVGNAIEHGEGRPIEVQVAESSDAVAIAVRDHGVGLSSEELSMVFNRFWRADPARARTTGGTGLGLSISQEDAHLHGGWLQVWGEPGVGAVFRLTLPKKVGALLVGSPLPLVPHLGTDTGSLPMLTAGPDWEDRLEEPEEGPGQS from the coding sequence GTGGCCACCGGGTCGCCCACGCCGCCCGGCGGGCCCGCCGGGGAGCCGGCGGGCACGGAGCAGGGCAACGGGGCGGACGCGGTGGTCCAGGGCGAGATCGTCGAGCCCGCCGAGCCGATGGCGGACGCGTCGGGGCCGGTCGAGCCCGAGGGGTCACCTTCCGAGTCGGCCGGCAACACCCCGGCCGACTCCCCGGCCGAATCCCCGAGTGACTCCCCGGGCGACCCGGTGGAACCGGCCGTCCGCAGCCGGTTCGTCCCCGGCCGTAAGGCCGTTCGCCGCCCCGCGACCCAGGAGGTCGTGCGCGTCACCCCGCCACCACGTCCTCAACCCCGGGCGTCACGCAGGCTCGTCGGGCGGTTGCGCCGCGGGGTACTCTCGCGCGCCAAGAAACTGCTGAAGCAGATCCGCCGCCGGTGGAGCCGGTCGATGCGGCTGCGGGTGGTCGCGACCACCATGCTGCTCGGCCTCGGCGTGGTGCTGGTGGTCGGCAACTTCCTGCTGATGCGCATCCGCGACGGCCTGATCGACTCCCGCACCGAGACCGCGATGGCCGAGGCGGCCAGCCTCACCGAAGAGGCCAACACCGTGCTCGCCGCCAACGACTACCCGGACGCGGCCCGCCAGGAGAGCAACATCAACGACCTCCTGGCCCAGCTGCAGGGGCCGGAGGGCACCGACACCCGCGAGGTCATCCTCCGCCGCGCGCAGCGCTCCACCCAGCCCACCGAGCTGAAAGACCGCGCCACGCCCGGTGTCCCGCTCAGCGTCGTGCCGCAGACGCTGCGTGACGCGGTGAACTCGCGCGGTCGCCAGCAGTCGCAGATCACCACCATCCCCAGCACCGGCGGCCGGATCCCGGCGCTCGCCGTCGGCACGATCATCAACATCCCGCTGTCCGGCGACTACGAGCTCTACTTCGTGTTCCCGCTGGAGCGTGAGCAGCAGATCCTCGACCTGGTGCGCCGTACCCTGCTCCCCTCCGGGCTGGGCCTGGTGCTGCTGGTCGGCGGCGTCGCCTACGTGATCACGCGGCAGGTGGTCACCCCCATCCGGCAGGCCGCCGAGACCGCCGAGCAACTGGCGTCGGGCCGTCTCGACAAGCGCATGAAGGTGCGCGGGCAGGACGACATCGCCCGGCTGGGGCGGGCCTTCAACGGAATGGCCGCGAGCCTGGAACGGCAGATCCACCAGCTCGAGGAGCTCTCCCGGGTGCAGCGCCGGTTCGTCTCCGACGTCTCCCACGAGCTGCGCACCCCGCTCACCACGATCCGGATGGCCAGCGAGGTCATCCACGAGAGCCGCGACGAGCTGCCCGACCCGGTGCTGCGCCGCAGCGCCGAGCTGCTGCAGACCCAGCTCGACCGGTTCGAGTCGCTCCTGGGTGACCTGCTGGAGATCAGCCGGTTCGACGCCGGCGCGGCTGTTCTCGACGTCGAGTCGGTGGACGTGCGGGAGCTGGCCGAGCGCGTGGTCGACAACCTGGTGCCGCTCGCCGAGCGCAAGGGCAGCACCATCGTCCTCCAGCTGTCCCTGCAGCCGTGTGTGGCCGAGGTCGACTCGCGCCGCGTCGAACGCGTGGTGCGCAACCTGGTCGGCAACGCGATCGAGCACGGTGAGGGCCGGCCGATCGAGGTGCAGGTGGCCGAGTCCAGCGACGCCGTCGCCATCGCCGTGCGCGACCACGGCGTGGGCCTCAGCTCGGAGGAGCTGAGCATGGTGTTCAACCGGTTCTGGCGCGCCGACCCGGCGCGTGCGCGCACCACCGGCGGCACGGGTCTGGGACTCTCGATCTCCCAGGAAGACGCCCATCTGCACGGAGGCTGGCTCCAGGTCTGGGGGGAGCCGGGCGTCGGCGCGGTGTTCCGCCTGACCCTGCCCAAGAAGGTCGGGGCCCTGCTGGTCGGTTCGCCACTGCCCCTGGTGCCGCACCTGGGCACCGACACCGGTTCGCTGCCCATGCTCACCGCCGGTCCCGACTGGGAGGACCGGCTCGAGGAACCCGAAGAGGGGCCCGGCCAGTCGTGA
- a CDS encoding ComF family protein, translating to MLFAAKAPNSSFAAGPGSWWALGRGLIWPTECAGCGAPDVAVCDLCRRVVAGPAFFQPVVGWPPGWGVWAVTTYRGAASRMVVAWKERGRHDLTRPFGAGLANALLACRSGLNAPVATGAPFLLVPVPSSGAARRERGADLVASLAREAVRQAAPVWSRAGFGPLPQVARVLTQRRGVRDQGSLSARARRENLAGALAVRPGLRFALRQRGCVIVDDVVTTGATASEAARALTSVGAQVIGVIGFSVTLRRTGGIHIGTPALISTHGGPRAATSALHADFGAESRKEVLEK from the coding sequence ATGCTTTTCGCAGCGAAAGCCCCGAATTCCTCCTTCGCCGCGGGTCCGGGGTCGTGGTGGGCGCTCGGGCGAGGGCTGATCTGGCCCACCGAGTGCGCCGGGTGCGGCGCTCCCGACGTGGCGGTGTGCGACCTGTGCCGCCGGGTCGTGGCCGGTCCGGCATTCTTCCAGCCGGTCGTCGGCTGGCCTCCCGGCTGGGGTGTCTGGGCTGTCACCACCTACCGGGGTGCGGCGTCGCGCATGGTCGTCGCCTGGAAGGAGCGGGGGCGTCACGACCTCACCCGGCCGTTCGGCGCAGGACTGGCGAATGCGCTCCTGGCCTGCCGTTCCGGGCTGAACGCGCCGGTCGCCACCGGTGCCCCGTTCCTTCTCGTGCCGGTGCCCTCCTCGGGGGCCGCGCGCCGTGAGCGGGGGGCCGATCTGGTCGCGTCCCTCGCCCGGGAGGCCGTCCGCCAGGCCGCCCCGGTCTGGTCGCGGGCCGGCTTCGGGCCGCTTCCGCAGGTCGCGCGCGTGCTCACCCAACGCCGCGGTGTGCGCGACCAGGGCTCGCTCTCGGCCCGGGCCCGCCGCGAGAACCTCGCAGGTGCACTTGCCGTTCGGCCGGGGCTGCGATTTGCTCTCCGGCAACGCGGATGCGTCATTGTCGATGACGTCGTCACGACCGGCGCCACCGCGTCCGAAGCCGCCCGTGCGCTCACCTCGGTGGGGGCACAGGTGATCGGTGTCATCGGATTCTCGGTGACATTACGTCGGACAGGGGGTATCCACATCGGAACACCTGCTCTAATCTCGACGCACGGCGGCCCCCGTGCCGCCACTTCCGCCCTCCACGCCGATTTCGGTGCGGAAAGCAGGAAGGAGGTCCTCGAGAAGTAG
- a CDS encoding LpqB family beta-propeller domain-containing protein translates to MRTAFGRVVALALAALAVLGLPGCATIPSTGPVISGDIVNDDPLEGVFQLAPDGPKAGQTPVEVVRGFLAASAGYSDDHAVARSFLSPDRRLGWRPDAAVTVFRSLDTLSTRQLSKDDESTPEPTVAPSAGSTPGAAAGAARAAGTDPNQQVAEVVVRAPAIAHVDGSGRYSVIAPGSKTEPRYFGLVQVDGDWRINSLDDGILITRNDFNVTFKPYYVYFPDAAGDYLVPDTHWFPSAPGSPELPTALVRALLEGPPDWLSEAVASSVPPGTEMAVAAVVVSNGVATVDLTAPARLADDSQRQLMLAQLQTTLGQLRTISSVRITVERVTYNIPSGSGPRPVVNPSVGGAAVAIDTKGRVVRLGADEDEVVRGLDELNSLDATYGLTLPAVSYDGTWFAALSADRAHLLLSEATSGKTTQLPGSGFTAPSFDNQRWLWTADAAGVHAVDVAQAATDEGRVLVEADWLDGFDVRAMRISRDGTRAVLAIVDGGSPHVFLAGIVRDETGRPVRLTQPQGVVPDLVSVRDVAWVDDKHVAVLGRRLPGAANDGDETVSSNVDRPWIVEIGGRIQPIAPVPGVDRAETIAVGDGEGTLVAGTDKGVKGRSGSAWGDLSTARWPAFPG, encoded by the coding sequence GTGAGAACTGCTTTCGGACGCGTGGTCGCCCTGGCGCTCGCGGCGCTCGCCGTCCTGGGGCTGCCGGGCTGCGCGACCATTCCCAGCACCGGCCCGGTGATCAGCGGCGACATCGTCAACGACGACCCGCTGGAGGGTGTCTTCCAGCTGGCGCCGGACGGCCCGAAGGCCGGGCAGACCCCGGTCGAGGTGGTGCGCGGATTCCTCGCCGCCAGTGCCGGTTACAGCGACGACCACGCCGTCGCCCGCAGCTTCCTGAGTCCCGACCGGCGGCTGGGCTGGCGTCCCGACGCCGCCGTCACCGTGTTCCGTTCGCTCGACACCCTGAGCACGCGGCAGCTGAGCAAAGACGATGAGAGCACCCCGGAGCCGACGGTGGCCCCGTCGGCCGGGAGCACCCCGGGCGCGGCGGCGGGGGCGGCCCGGGCGGCCGGCACCGACCCGAACCAGCAGGTCGCCGAGGTGGTCGTGCGGGCCCCGGCGATCGCCCACGTCGACGGCAGCGGCCGGTACAGCGTGATCGCGCCGGGCTCGAAGACCGAGCCCCGTTACTTCGGCCTGGTGCAGGTCGACGGCGACTGGCGGATCAACTCGCTGGACGACGGAATCCTCATCACCCGCAACGACTTCAACGTGACCTTCAAGCCGTACTACGTGTACTTCCCGGACGCGGCGGGCGACTACCTGGTGCCCGACACGCACTGGTTCCCGAGCGCCCCCGGCTCTCCCGAGCTGCCCACCGCGCTGGTGCGGGCCCTGCTCGAGGGGCCGCCGGACTGGCTGTCCGAGGCGGTGGCCTCGAGTGTGCCCCCGGGCACCGAGATGGCGGTCGCCGCCGTGGTGGTCTCCAACGGCGTCGCCACGGTCGACCTGACCGCCCCGGCCCGGCTCGCCGACGACAGTCAGCGGCAGCTCATGCTCGCCCAGCTGCAGACGACCCTGGGCCAGCTGCGCACCATCTCGTCGGTCCGGATCACCGTCGAGCGCGTCACCTACAACATCCCCTCCGGGTCCGGGCCTCGTCCGGTGGTCAATCCGTCGGTCGGCGGGGCGGCGGTGGCGATCGACACCAAGGGACGCGTGGTCCGGCTGGGTGCCGACGAGGACGAGGTGGTGCGCGGGCTGGACGAGCTGAACTCGCTCGACGCCACCTACGGCCTGACCTTGCCCGCGGTCTCGTACGACGGGACCTGGTTCGCGGCGCTGTCCGCCGACCGGGCGCATCTGCTGCTGTCCGAGGCGACGTCGGGCAAGACCACGCAGCTGCCCGGCTCCGGCTTCACCGCGCCCTCCTTCGACAACCAGCGCTGGCTGTGGACGGCCGACGCCGCCGGGGTGCACGCCGTCGACGTCGCCCAGGCCGCCACCGACGAGGGCCGGGTCCTCGTGGAGGCCGACTGGCTGGACGGTTTCGACGTCCGGGCGATGCGGATCTCCCGCGACGGCACCCGCGCGGTGCTGGCCATCGTCGACGGCGGTTCACCGCACGTGTTCCTGGCCGGGATCGTGCGCGACGAGACCGGTCGCCCGGTGCGGCTGACGCAGCCGCAGGGGGTCGTGCCCGACCTGGTCTCGGTGCGCGACGTGGCCTGGGTCGACGACAAGCACGTGGCGGTGCTCGGGCGGCGGCTGCCGGGCGCGGCGAACGACGGCGACGAGACCGTCTCCTCGAACGTGGACCGACCCTGGATCGTCGAGATCGGCGGCCGGATCCAGCCGATCGCCCCGGTGCCGGGCGTCGACCGGGCCGAGACGATCGCGGTCGGGGACGGGGAGGGCACGCTGGTCGCGGGCACGGACAAGGGCGTCAAGGGACGCTCCGGGTCGGCCTGGGGCGACCTGTCCACCGCCCGCTGGCCGGCCTTCCCGGGCTGA
- the mtrA gene encoding MtrAB system response regulator MtrA, translating into MRGRVLVVDDDNALSEMLGIVLRGEGFEPVFCADGAGALEAFRATRPDLVLLDLMLPGKDGIEVCRLIRAESGVPIVMLTAKTDTVDVVLGLESGADDYMVKPFKPKELVARVRARLRRTEEPAPEALEIGEVSIDVAGHVVRRGGEVISLTPLEFDLLVALARKPWQVFTREVLLEQVWGYRHAADTRLVNVHVQRLRSKIEKDPERPEIVVTVRGVGYKAGPA; encoded by the coding sequence ATGAGAGGCCGGGTTCTCGTCGTCGATGACGACAATGCACTGTCGGAGATGCTCGGGATCGTCCTGCGGGGCGAGGGGTTCGAGCCGGTTTTCTGCGCCGACGGCGCCGGGGCGCTGGAGGCATTCCGCGCCACCCGGCCCGATCTGGTGCTGCTCGACCTCATGCTGCCCGGTAAGGACGGCATCGAGGTCTGCCGCCTGATCCGCGCCGAGTCGGGCGTCCCCATCGTCATGCTCACGGCCAAGACCGACACGGTCGACGTCGTGCTCGGCCTGGAGTCGGGCGCGGACGACTACATGGTCAAGCCGTTCAAGCCGAAGGAGCTGGTCGCCCGCGTGCGGGCCCGGCTGCGGCGCACCGAGGAGCCGGCGCCCGAGGCGCTGGAGATCGGTGAGGTCTCGATCGACGTGGCCGGTCACGTGGTGCGTCGCGGCGGCGAGGTGATCTCGCTGACGCCCCTGGAGTTCGACCTGCTGGTCGCGCTCGCCCGCAAGCCCTGGCAGGTGTTCACCCGTGAGGTTCTGCTCGAGCAGGTGTGGGGCTACCGCCACGCTGCCGACACCCGTCTGGTGAACGTCCACGTGCAGCGCCTGCGGTCGAAGATCGAGAAAGACCCGGAGCGCCCCGAGATCGTGGTGACCGTCCGCGGCGTCGGTTACAAGGCCGGACCGGCCTAA